A genomic region of Phenylobacterium parvum contains the following coding sequences:
- a CDS encoding prephenate dehydratase, whose product MSRNRIAFQGELGANSHEACLAAFPDMEPVPCATFEEAFEAVRAGECRLGMIPVENSIAGRVADVHHLLPSSGLRIIGEHFKPIHFQLMANPGVRVEDLKSVASMPIAFAQCRGTIARLGLAREPVSDTALAARQLSERPDPNRAAIAPALAARLYGLDILERDIEDTHNNTTRFLVMTADADAPAPGPGVKCVTSFVFRVRNLPAALYKALGGFATNGVNMTKLESYMENAAFTATFFYSEIDGRPGDEAVARAFEELQFFSERFEILGVYPADPYRAQVG is encoded by the coding sequence ATGAGCCGCAACCGGATCGCCTTCCAGGGAGAGCTTGGGGCCAACAGCCACGAGGCCTGCCTGGCCGCCTTCCCGGACATGGAGCCGGTCCCCTGCGCCACCTTCGAGGAGGCCTTCGAGGCGGTACGCGCGGGCGAGTGCCGGCTGGGCATGATCCCGGTGGAGAACTCGATCGCCGGCCGCGTGGCCGACGTCCATCACCTCCTGCCGTCCTCCGGACTGCGGATCATCGGCGAGCACTTCAAGCCCATCCACTTCCAGCTGATGGCCAATCCCGGCGTGCGGGTCGAGGACCTGAAGTCGGTGGCCTCCATGCCCATCGCCTTCGCCCAGTGCCGCGGGACCATCGCCCGCCTGGGCCTGGCCCGGGAGCCGGTCAGCGACACCGCCCTGGCCGCCCGCCAGTTGTCCGAGCGGCCGGACCCGAACCGGGCGGCCATCGCCCCGGCCCTGGCCGCGCGCCTCTACGGCCTCGACATCCTGGAAAGGGACATCGAGGACACCCACAACAACACCACCCGCTTCCTGGTCATGACCGCGGACGCCGACGCCCCGGCGCCCGGGCCGGGCGTGAAGTGCGTGACCAGCTTCGTCTTCCGGGTCCGCAACCTGCCCGCCGCCCTCTACAAGGCGCTGGGCGGCTTTGCGACCAATGGCGTCAACATGACCAAGCTCGAGAGCTACATGGAGAACGCCGCCTTCACGGCGACCTTCTTCTACTCCGAGATCGACGGTCGGCCCGGGGACGAGGCCGTCGCCCGCGCCTTCGAGGAGCTGCAGTTCTTCTCCGAGCGCTTCGAGATCCTCGGGGTCTACCCCGCGGATCCTTACCGCGCCCAGGTCGGCTAG
- the nudC gene encoding NAD(+) diphosphatase yields MPLNAFQNTFAGNPLDRASDRRKDAAWLAERLASDQSLGMVLWNGKALVERSSSGGMQIAYLPSRLVEDLSGGPERLLFMGLWQDTAVFAVDLEGPADPTDGPLQGMGRFEDARALAASLPSGEIAIVGTAKGVFEWRRKHRRCSVCGEATHPTEGGWKRECSSCSAEHFPRTDPVVIMLAVHGDRCMLGRQEIWPAGMFSALAGFLEPGETIEEACARELFEEAGLRATSVRYHSTQPWPFPNSLMIGLIAEVDGDEAQPDQTELSEVRWYTRAEARALLAGEIKGSFAPGGMAIAHQLIRAWAEEA; encoded by the coding sequence ATGCCTCTGAACGCCTTCCAGAACACCTTCGCCGGCAATCCCCTCGACCGCGCCAGCGACCGTCGCAAGGACGCCGCCTGGCTGGCGGAACGCCTCGCCTCCGACCAGTCCCTGGGCATGGTCCTGTGGAACGGCAAGGCCCTGGTGGAGCGGTCCAGCTCGGGCGGGATGCAGATCGCCTACCTTCCCTCCCGGCTGGTCGAGGACCTGTCCGGCGGTCCCGAGCGCCTCCTGTTCATGGGGCTCTGGCAGGACACGGCGGTGTTCGCCGTCGACCTGGAAGGCCCCGCCGACCCCACTGACGGCCCACTGCAGGGGATGGGCCGGTTCGAGGATGCGCGGGCCCTGGCCGCCAGCCTTCCTTCTGGCGAGATCGCCATTGTCGGCACCGCCAAGGGGGTCTTCGAATGGCGCCGCAAGCATCGCCGCTGCTCGGTCTGCGGCGAGGCCACCCACCCCACCGAGGGCGGCTGGAAGCGCGAGTGTTCCTCCTGCAGCGCCGAGCATTTCCCCCGCACGGACCCGGTGGTCATCATGCTGGCCGTGCATGGCGACCGCTGCATGCTGGGCCGCCAGGAAATCTGGCCCGCCGGTATGTTCTCCGCCCTGGCGGGCTTCCTGGAGCCTGGCGAGACAATCGAAGAGGCCTGCGCCCGGGAACTGTTCGAGGAGGCGGGGCTGAGGGCCACCTCGGTACGCTATCACTCCACCCAGCCCTGGCCCTTCCCCAACTCGCTGATGATCGGCCTGATCGCCGAGGTGGACGGCGATGAGGCCCAGCCGGACCAGACCGAGTTGTCCGAGGTGCGCTGGTACACCCGCGCCGAGGCCCGCGCCCTGCTGGCCGGCGAGATCAAGGGCAGCTTCGCCCCCGGCGGTATGGCCATCGCCCACCAGCTGATCCGCGCCTGGGCCGAGGAGGCCTGA
- a CDS encoding 3-deoxy-manno-octulosonate cytidylyltransferase: MTPILLIPARMAATRLPGKPLADIGGLPMIVRVLRQAEAAGIGPVAVAAGDAEIVEAVEAAGGRAVLTDPDLPSGSDRILAALGALDPEGRFDVVINLQGDIPFIAPEAIRACAGLLDQRPHADISTVMVAEAGPEDRTNPDMPKVVASMDPDGRSGRALYFTRSVLYGDGPVWIHHGIYGYRRAALERFTAATPSPLERRERLEQLRALEMGMTIWSAVLDEAPVSVDNPADLDRARAHARRLGAPA, encoded by the coding sequence ATGACGCCGATCCTCCTCATCCCCGCCCGAATGGCCGCCACCCGCCTGCCCGGAAAGCCCCTGGCGGACATTGGCGGCCTGCCGATGATCGTGCGGGTCCTGCGGCAGGCCGAGGCCGCCGGCATCGGCCCGGTGGCCGTGGCGGCGGGAGACGCAGAGATCGTCGAGGCGGTCGAGGCGGCCGGAGGGCGCGCTGTCCTGACCGACCCCGACCTGCCGTCCGGGTCAGACCGCATCCTGGCCGCCCTGGGGGCCCTGGACCCCGAAGGCCGCTTCGACGTGGTGATCAACCTGCAGGGCGACATCCCCTTCATCGCCCCAGAGGCGATCCGGGCCTGCGCCGGCCTCCTCGACCAGCGGCCGCATGCCGACATCTCGACTGTGATGGTCGCAGAGGCGGGGCCGGAGGACCGGACCAATCCGGACATGCCCAAGGTGGTTGCGTCCATGGACCCGGACGGACGATCCGGCCGGGCCCTCTATTTCACCCGCTCGGTCCTCTACGGCGATGGCCCGGTCTGGATCCACCATGGCATCTACGGCTACCGGCGCGCGGCGCTCGAGCGGTTCACCGCCGCCACGCCCTCGCCGCTGGAGCGCCGCGAGCGGCTTGAACAGCTGAGGGCCCTGGAGATGGGCATGACGATCTGGTCGGCCGTGCTGGACGAGGCGCCCGTCTCGGTGGACAACCCCGCCGACCTGGACCGCGCCCGCGCCCACGCCCGGCGCCTTGGAGCCCCCGCATGA
- a CDS encoding GNAT family N-acetyltransferase: MVPDFPHRPLANAFVTLEPLSEAHREPLRAACAADPEIWETQYSLSLYGENFDRFWNGKRIADRDSGAARHFAVMSDTRCVGVTGFLKIDRANAALEIGLTYYAPQARGGHVNPSAKRLLLEEAFAAGFVRVQFHVDEINARSRAAVLKLGATFEGVQRWDRVVWTGRRRSTAVYSIIAPDWPAVREGLDRRLAAFGPGA, from the coding sequence ATGGTCCCGGACTTTCCCCATCGCCCCCTCGCCAACGCCTTCGTCACCCTCGAGCCCCTGTCCGAGGCGCACAGGGAGCCCTTGAGGGCCGCCTGCGCCGCCGATCCCGAGATCTGGGAGACGCAGTATTCGCTCTCCCTCTACGGCGAGAACTTCGATCGGTTCTGGAACGGCAAGCGGATCGCGGACAGGGACTCAGGCGCGGCGCGTCATTTCGCAGTGATGTCGGACACGCGCTGCGTCGGCGTCACCGGCTTCCTGAAGATCGACCGGGCCAACGCCGCCCTCGAGATCGGCCTCACCTACTACGCCCCACAGGCGAGGGGCGGGCACGTCAATCCCTCCGCCAAGCGCCTCCTCCTGGAGGAAGCCTTCGCCGCCGGCTTTGTCCGGGTCCAGTTCCACGTCGATGAGATCAACGCCAGGTCCCGGGCGGCGGTGCTCAAGCTGGGGGCGACCTTCGAGGGCGTCCAGCGGTGGGACCGGGTCGTCTGGACAGGCCGGCGGCGCAGCACGGCCGTCTATTCCATCATCGCCCCGGACTGGCCCGCCGTACGCGAGGGGCTGGACCGCCGGCTCGCCGCCTTCGGGCCCGGGGCCTGA
- a CDS encoding acyl-CoA dehydrogenase family protein translates to MDFEYSPRQKELIRRVSDFMDAHIHPAVPVYEAQQAEGDPWKVIPVVEDLKARARAAGLWNMFMPPDSGHPHVDDTFVFEGVQLSNLEYAPIAEIMGRVGFASEVFNCSAPDTGNMEVLNRFGTREQKDLWLSPLMRGEIRSAFLMTEPLVASSDATNIETRIDRDGDHYVINGRKWWSSGVGDPRCKVAIVMGKTNSEAALHAQQSQVLVPMDTPGIKVLRMLPVFGYDDAPHGHAEVLLENVRVPVEDSLVLGEGRGFEISQARLGPGRIHHCMRTIGAAEVALEKMCRRLMTRKAFGKYISEHSVWEERIARARIDIEMTRLLCLKAADMMDKAGNKVARMEIAMIKVQAPTMAIKVIDDAIQAHGGGGVTSDFGLAKAYASQRTLRLADGPDEVHNRTIARMELAKYGDLQMKIRAERDAERVPVGMR, encoded by the coding sequence ATGGATTTCGAGTACTCCCCCCGCCAGAAGGAACTCATCCGCCGCGTCAGCGACTTCATGGATGCGCACATCCATCCCGCCGTCCCCGTCTATGAGGCCCAGCAGGCCGAGGGCGATCCCTGGAAGGTCATCCCCGTCGTCGAGGACCTGAAGGCCAGGGCCCGCGCCGCCGGGCTCTGGAACATGTTCATGCCGCCGGACTCCGGCCACCCGCACGTGGACGACACCTTCGTCTTCGAGGGCGTCCAGCTGTCGAACCTCGAGTACGCCCCCATCGCCGAGATCATGGGGCGGGTGGGCTTCGCCTCGGAGGTCTTCAACTGCTCGGCGCCGGACACCGGCAACATGGAGGTCCTGAACCGCTTCGGGACCCGCGAGCAGAAGGACCTTTGGCTGTCGCCCCTGATGCGCGGCGAGATCCGCTCGGCCTTCCTGATGACCGAGCCCCTGGTGGCCTCCTCGGACGCCACCAACATCGAGACCCGCATCGACCGGGATGGCGACCACTATGTCATCAATGGCCGCAAGTGGTGGTCCTCGGGCGTGGGCGACCCCCGGTGCAAGGTCGCCATCGTGATGGGCAAGACCAATTCCGAGGCCGCCCTTCACGCCCAGCAGTCGCAGGTGCTGGTCCCCATGGATACGCCCGGGATCAAGGTCCTGCGCATGCTGCCGGTGTTCGGCTACGACGACGCCCCGCACGGCCACGCCGAGGTCCTGCTGGAGAATGTCCGGGTGCCGGTGGAGGACTCCCTCGTGCTGGGCGAGGGGCGCGGCTTCGAGATCAGCCAGGCCCGGCTGGGCCCCGGCCGCATCCATCACTGCATGCGCACCATCGGCGCGGCGGAGGTCGCCCTGGAGAAGATGTGCCGGCGGCTCATGACCCGGAAGGCCTTCGGCAAGTACATCTCCGAGCACTCGGTCTGGGAGGAGCGGATCGCCCGCGCCCGCATCGACATCGAGATGACCCGCCTGCTCTGCCTGAAGGCCGCGGACATGATGGACAAGGCAGGCAACAAGGTGGCCCGGATGGAGATCGCCATGATCAAGGTCCAGGCGCCGACCATGGCGATCAAGGTCATCGACGACGCCATCCAGGCCCATGGCGGCGGCGGGGTCACCAGCGACTTCGGCCTCGCCAAGGCCTACGCCAGCCAGCGCACCCTGCGCCTGGCCGACGGGCCCGACGAGGTGCACAACCGCACCATCGCCCGCATGGAGCTGGCGAAATACGGCGACCTGCAGATGAAGATCCGCGCCGAGCGCGACGCCGAGCGGGTTCCCGTGGGCATGCGCTGA
- the groES gene encoding co-chaperone GroES has protein sequence MAFRPLGDRVLVKRVEEEQKTKGGIIIPDTAKEKPQEGEVIAVGPGARDDSGKVQPLDLKKGDRILFGKWSGTEVKVDGQDLLIMKESDVLGVIE, from the coding sequence ATGGCGTTTCGTCCCCTCGGTGACCGCGTCCTCGTGAAGCGCGTCGAAGAAGAACAGAAGACCAAGGGCGGGATCATCATCCCCGACACCGCCAAGGAGAAGCCGCAGGAAGGCGAAGTCATCGCCGTCGGCCCCGGCGCCCGTGATGACTCTGGCAAGGTGCAGCCCCTCGACCTGAAGAAGGGCGACCGCATCCTGTTCGGCAAGTGGTCCGGCACCGAGGTCAAGGTCGACGGCCAGGACCTGCTGATCATGAAGGAAAGCGACGTCCTGGGCGTGATCGAATAG
- a CDS encoding c-type cytochrome yields the protein MSNLTFNKIAGAGLATVLAIVGLREVTTGLFTVAAPEKPGYLIEAAVEAGGDAPAADVLPDFGTVLPAADVKAGEAVFAKCQSCHNVANGGANGTGPNLWGIVGHKPGSHAGYAYSAAMTEFGAKQGVWDDVHLYEFLRAPAKYISGTKMSFVGLKKSEDRVNLIAYLRAQGATLPLPAPNPAAAAPAAAPADAAAPAAGAAPAAAGAAPAATPAAAAPAAKPAA from the coding sequence ATGAGCAATCTGACCTTCAACAAGATCGCAGGCGCCGGGCTCGCGACGGTCCTGGCGATCGTCGGCCTTCGGGAAGTCACCACGGGGCTATTCACCGTCGCGGCGCCTGAGAAGCCCGGCTACCTGATCGAGGCGGCCGTGGAGGCCGGCGGCGACGCGCCGGCGGCGGATGTCCTTCCCGACTTCGGGACCGTCCTGCCGGCGGCAGACGTGAAGGCTGGCGAGGCGGTCTTCGCCAAGTGCCAGTCCTGCCACAACGTCGCCAATGGCGGCGCCAACGGGACCGGTCCCAACCTCTGGGGCATTGTCGGCCACAAGCCCGGATCCCACGCCGGTTACGCCTATTCCGCCGCGATGACCGAGTTCGGCGCCAAGCAGGGCGTCTGGGACGACGTGCACCTCTACGAGTTCCTCCGGGCGCCTGCGAAGTACATCTCGGGCACCAAGATGTCCTTCGTCGGCCTGAAGAAGTCCGAGGACCGCGTCAACCTGATCGCGTATCTCCGCGCCCAGGGCGCCACCCTGCCCCTGCCGGCGCCGAATCCGGCGGCTGCGGCTCCCGCGGCTGCGCCCGCCGACGCTGCGGCTCCCGCCGCCGGCGCCGCCCCGGCTGCGGCTGGCGCCGCCCCGGCGGCTACGCCTGCGGCCGCCGCTCCGGCCGCCAAGCCGGCGGCCTGA
- a CDS encoding NlpC/P60 family protein has protein sequence MSSDPRLTLARPDLASEALEGWIPAARYARPRRMQAAVPSTAIRREPRAEAEQLDQLLLGERFDVLEIRDGFAWGQSVRDGYVGHVAFGALAPEGPPPTHRVQVVLSYGFDGPSIKSRPTGPISLNSLVTVTAREGRLALCDAGFWMPESHLAPLGDFSGDPAAVAEAHLGAAYLWGGREGCGLDCSGLVQQALLACGRACPRDSDLQQALGVHVDPSGLERGDLVFWRGHVAMMVDAVRMVHANAHHMAVAIEPLAEATDRIVAAGGGEPVAFRRPLDRARPQAG, from the coding sequence GTGAGCTCCGACCCTCGCCTGACCCTGGCCCGGCCAGACCTCGCCTCCGAGGCCCTGGAGGGCTGGATACCGGCCGCCCGCTACGCCCGCCCCCGGCGGATGCAGGCGGCGGTCCCGTCGACGGCGATCCGCCGGGAGCCCCGGGCCGAAGCCGAGCAGCTGGACCAACTGTTGCTGGGCGAGAGGTTCGACGTCCTGGAGATCCGCGACGGCTTCGCCTGGGGCCAGTCGGTGCGCGACGGCTATGTCGGGCATGTCGCCTTCGGCGCCCTGGCGCCCGAGGGTCCACCGCCCACCCACCGGGTGCAGGTTGTGCTGAGCTATGGCTTCGACGGGCCCAGCATCAAGTCCCGTCCGACCGGCCCGATCTCCCTGAACAGCCTGGTCACGGTCACCGCGCGGGAGGGGCGCCTCGCCCTCTGCGACGCGGGGTTCTGGATGCCGGAAAGCCACCTCGCCCCTCTGGGCGATTTCTCAGGAGATCCTGCGGCGGTGGCCGAGGCCCACCTGGGCGCAGCCTATCTCTGGGGCGGACGCGAGGGCTGCGGGCTCGACTGCTCGGGCCTGGTCCAGCAGGCGCTCCTGGCCTGCGGGCGGGCCTGTCCGAGGGATTCCGACCTACAGCAGGCCCTGGGCGTACACGTCGATCCATCGGGCCTCGAGCGGGGAGACCTGGTCTTCTGGCGGGGGCATGTCGCCATGATGGTGGATGCGGTCCGGATGGTGCACGCCAACGCCCACCACATGGCCGTGGCCATCGAGCCGCTTGCCGAGGCGACGGACAGGATTGTCGCCGCGGGCGGCGGCGAGCCCGTCGCCTTCCGGCGACCGTTGGACAGGGCGCGACCGCAGGCCGGCTAG
- a CDS encoding leucyl aminopeptidase family protein, giving the protein MANDLPSGTDDAAIPVTCLCEGDLAAWRQSAPPLDAGLAGTEFRARPGQAVIVPGPDGKPARVLLGLGAAPGDVLSFRNLAGRLPAGTYRLEAVPGGLDPTDAAIAFALGLYRFERYRKRESAPPQLAVPGANAGEAEAIAAACALARDLVNTPANDLGPAELETAARDLATRFGATVDVVTGEALLSQGYPSVHAVGRAAAPGREPRMIEVTWGEPGHPVLALVGKGVVFDTGGLDLKPSAGMRLMKKDMGGAAHVLALGALVMQARLPVRLALLIPAVENAVGGAAMRPGDVLATRKGLSVEVGNTDAEGRLILADALTRAGELSPDLTLDMATLTGAARVALGPQLPPFFTDDEALAAAIEAGARKAFDPVWRLPLWKGYLPSLDSEIADLKNDPDAWAQAGAMTAALFLQKFAPEGAWAHFDVFAWNPRSQPGSPAGGEVQAIRGLYAMLKARYA; this is encoded by the coding sequence ATGGCCAATGACCTTCCTTCTGGGACCGACGACGCCGCAATTCCCGTGACCTGCCTGTGCGAGGGCGACCTCGCCGCCTGGCGACAGTCCGCCCCGCCCCTGGACGCCGGCCTCGCCGGGACCGAGTTCCGCGCCCGCCCGGGCCAGGCGGTCATCGTTCCGGGGCCTGACGGCAAGCCAGCCCGGGTGCTCCTGGGCCTCGGCGCCGCGCCCGGGGATGTCCTGTCCTTCCGGAACCTGGCCGGCCGACTTCCGGCGGGGACCTACCGCCTGGAGGCCGTCCCCGGCGGGCTCGACCCCACGGACGCCGCCATCGCCTTCGCCCTGGGCCTCTATCGGTTCGAGCGCTACCGCAAGCGCGAGTCCGCCCCGCCCCAGCTGGCCGTCCCGGGGGCCAACGCCGGCGAGGCCGAGGCCATCGCCGCCGCCTGCGCCCTGGCCCGGGATCTGGTCAACACGCCCGCCAACGACCTCGGCCCCGCCGAGCTGGAGACCGCCGCCCGCGACCTTGCGACCCGCTTTGGGGCCACGGTCGACGTGGTGACTGGCGAGGCCCTCCTGTCCCAGGGCTATCCCAGCGTCCACGCGGTCGGGCGCGCCGCTGCACCGGGGCGCGAGCCCCGCATGATCGAGGTCACCTGGGGCGAACCCGGCCACCCGGTCCTGGCCCTGGTGGGCAAGGGGGTGGTCTTCGACACCGGCGGCCTGGACCTCAAGCCCTCGGCCGGCATGCGGCTGATGAAGAAGGACATGGGCGGCGCCGCCCACGTCCTGGCCCTCGGCGCCCTGGTCATGCAGGCCCGCCTGCCGGTCCGCCTGGCCCTCCTCATCCCGGCCGTCGAGAACGCCGTCGGCGGGGCCGCCATGAGGCCCGGCGACGTCCTGGCCACGCGCAAGGGCCTGAGCGTCGAGGTCGGAAACACCGACGCCGAGGGACGGCTTATCCTGGCCGACGCCCTCACACGCGCGGGCGAGCTCTCGCCCGACCTGACCCTCGACATGGCCACCCTGACGGGTGCGGCGCGGGTCGCCCTGGGGCCGCAGCTGCCGCCCTTCTTCACCGATGACGAGGCCCTGGCCGCCGCCATCGAGGCGGGCGCCCGCAAGGCCTTTGATCCCGTCTGGCGCCTGCCCCTCTGGAAGGGCTACCTGCCGTCCCTGGACTCCGAGATCGCCGACCTGAAGAACGATCCCGACGCCTGGGCCCAGGCGGGAGCCATGACCGCCGCCCTCTTCCTGCAGAAGTTCGCCCCGGAAGGCGCCTGGGCGCACTTCGACGTCTTCGCCTGGAACCCGCGCAGCCAGCCGGGATCGCCGGCGGGAGGCGAGGTCCAGGCCATCCGGGGCCTCTACGCCATGCTGAAGGCGCGCTACGCGTGA
- a CDS encoding SDR family NAD(P)-dependent oxidoreductase, protein MGLLDGKVAIITGAGGGLGEAYARLFAREGAAVVVNDLGGSRDGSGDGSVSAAQKVVNDILAEGGRAVANGDDVSTLAGGENILKTALDAFGQVDILVCNAGILRDKTFANTTEADWDLVVKVHLKGTYCCTMPVWKWLKDNGRPGTIVMTSSTSGLYGNFGQSNYGAAKAGIYGFMRVLAIEGRKYGIRVMGLAPGAFTRMTSDLPGRAGREPDPLSLPENVAPGVLYMVSDLAADHTGKVLGVSSRGVREIKMLETEGFQPGRPYTAQEVAENAEKVFFAESQTRTAPVR, encoded by the coding sequence ATGGGACTTCTGGACGGAAAGGTGGCCATCATCACCGGCGCCGGCGGCGGGCTTGGAGAGGCCTATGCCCGGCTCTTCGCCCGTGAAGGGGCCGCCGTGGTGGTCAATGACCTGGGCGGTTCCCGCGACGGCTCGGGCGACGGCTCGGTCAGCGCGGCGCAGAAGGTGGTCAACGACATCCTGGCCGAAGGCGGCCGCGCCGTGGCCAATGGCGACGACGTGTCGACCCTGGCGGGCGGGGAGAACATCCTGAAGACCGCCCTCGACGCCTTTGGACAGGTCGACATCCTGGTCTGCAATGCGGGCATCCTGCGCGACAAGACCTTCGCCAACACGACGGAGGCCGACTGGGACCTGGTGGTCAAGGTGCACCTGAAGGGCACCTACTGCTGCACCATGCCGGTCTGGAAGTGGCTGAAGGACAACGGGCGTCCCGGGACCATCGTCATGACCAGCTCGACCTCGGGCCTCTACGGCAACTTCGGCCAGTCGAACTATGGGGCGGCCAAGGCGGGCATCTATGGCTTCATGCGCGTCCTGGCCATCGAGGGGCGCAAGTACGGCATCCGGGTCATGGGCCTGGCGCCGGGCGCCTTCACCCGTATGACCTCCGACCTGCCCGGACGGGCCGGCCGCGAGCCGGATCCGCTGAGCCTGCCGGAGAATGTGGCGCCGGGCGTGCTCTACATGGTCTCGGACCTGGCCGCTGACCACACCGGCAAGGTGCTGGGCGTCTCCTCCCGCGGGGTACGCGAGATCAAGATGCTGGAGACCGAAGGCTTCCAGCCCGGCCGGCCCTACACCGCCCAGGAAGTGGCCGAGAACGCCGAAAAGGTCTTCTTCGCCGAAAGCCAGACCCGGACCGCGCCAGTCCGCTGA
- a CDS encoding MFS transporter, with product MSANLPAGEAHGLGAIVDSPIAAELAGDGRMTRGAVAWSFFEGARNPYVVLVTIYIFAPYIASVMIGDPVKGQAVISQWSQYSGWIIMATAPFLGASIDQLGGRKIWLGLVVAAMVPMMAALWWARPDGSGLSVTMTMLLITLIGLGFAFSEVLHNSLLIRAAGMKAAHKASGLALALGNAFSVLALGFTAWAFALPGRVDWAWVPKAPLFGLDTAAHEHERIVVLMAAGIFAIGALPLFLFTPDAPRTGIPVLRAFRNGARQLWEMLATVRNYRDAAIYLASRMAFVDGMNAILIYAGVYAVGVMKWQALEMLFYGILLSILAVLGGFVGRWMDAAFGPKNALRIAIFMSILGIVAMLGMSPTRILYLWSYDPSAHAPVWDGPVFRTLPEVIFLLIGFVNAVFITAQYASARTMLTRLTPPEKTGAFFGVYALSGVATGWLGPMMVNFGTNLTKTQQGGFATVIILLVAGLAGLGFVRGGGKSIEA from the coding sequence GTGTCCGCAAATCTGCCAGCCGGCGAGGCCCACGGGCTGGGCGCCATCGTCGATTCCCCCATCGCCGCCGAACTGGCTGGCGACGGGCGCATGACCCGCGGGGCGGTCGCCTGGTCTTTCTTCGAGGGCGCCCGAAACCCCTATGTCGTCCTGGTCACCATCTACATCTTCGCGCCCTACATCGCCTCGGTGATGATCGGCGACCCGGTGAAGGGCCAGGCGGTGATCTCGCAGTGGAGCCAGTATTCGGGCTGGATCATCATGGCCACAGCGCCCTTCCTGGGGGCCTCCATCGACCAGCTCGGCGGCCGCAAGATCTGGCTGGGCCTGGTGGTCGCCGCCATGGTCCCGATGATGGCGGCTCTCTGGTGGGCCAGGCCGGACGGGTCGGGGCTGTCGGTCACCATGACCATGCTGCTCATCACCCTGATCGGGCTGGGGTTCGCCTTCTCGGAAGTCCTGCACAATTCCCTGCTGATCCGGGCGGCGGGCATGAAGGCGGCGCACAAGGCCTCTGGCCTGGCCCTCGCCCTGGGCAACGCCTTCTCCGTCCTGGCCCTGGGCTTCACCGCCTGGGCCTTCGCCCTGCCTGGCCGGGTCGACTGGGCCTGGGTGCCCAAGGCGCCGCTCTTCGGCCTGGACACCGCCGCCCACGAGCACGAGCGGATCGTCGTCCTCATGGCGGCGGGCATCTTCGCCATTGGCGCCCTGCCCCTCTTCCTCTTCACGCCAGACGCGCCGCGCACAGGAATTCCCGTCCTGCGGGCCTTCCGGAACGGGGCTCGCCAGCTCTGGGAGATGCTCGCCACCGTCCGCAACTACAGGGACGCCGCCATCTACCTCGCCAGCCGCATGGCCTTTGTCGACGGCATGAACGCCATCCTGATCTACGCCGGGGTCTACGCCGTGGGCGTGATGAAGTGGCAGGCCCTCGAGATGCTCTTCTACGGCATCCTCCTGTCCATCCTGGCCGTGCTCGGGGGTTTTGTCGGACGGTGGATGGACGCCGCCTTCGGCCCGAAGAACGCCCTCAGGATCGCGATCTTCATGTCGATCCTCGGCATTGTCGCCATGCTGGGCATGTCGCCGACCCGGATCCTCTACCTGTGGAGCTACGACCCCTCCGCGCATGCGCCGGTCTGGGACGGCCCCGTCTTCCGGACCCTGCCCGAGGTCATCTTCCTGCTGATCGGGTTCGTGAACGCCGTCTTCATCACGGCCCAGTACGCCTCGGCCCGGACCATGCTGACCCGCCTCACCCCGCCGGAAAAGACCGGGGCCTTCTTCGGGGTCTACGCCCTGTCCGGCGTCGCGACAGGATGGCTGGGGCCCATGATGGTGAACTTCGGGACCAACCTGACCAAGACCCAGCAGGGCGGATTCGCCACGGTGATCATCCTCCTCGTTGCAGGATTGGCGGGGCTGGGCTTCGTCCGGGGCGGCGGCAAGTCGATCGAGGCCTGA